TGAGATCCGGCGTAAAGATACAGAACAAGTCTGTGCCCGGGGAAAAAGTGAGCAGGTGGCTGTGCGTGTACCTGAAATGACACTTTTGTTCAGGATCCCCGAAGATATCACCTCAGCCCTGCTGGTGTAATGTCATGCCAAAAGGTCTTTTTGAATGTACGGACACCCAAAAAATTACAAACGCCCTTACCGTTGGCTACGAAAGAATTGTAGCCTGGGCGGATCTACTGGATCAGGTCAATGTCTTTCCGGTCCATGATTCGGACACCGGCAAAAACTTAAAGATAAGCCTGGCACCATTTAAGCAGATTAAGCCGGGTGGCGGTGCAGACAAAACATCTTTAGGAAATTCTTTTGATGAATTGGTGAATAAACTGCCCATGTCGGCCGTGGGAAATTCAGGCAATATTGCGGCGGCCTTTTTTTCGGGCTTTTTATCTCATCCATTGCCCACCTTCCTGCCCACTGCCACAGGGCATGGATTAAACATGGCCATGAATGCCGTGGCCGATCCCAGGCCCGGTACCATGCTCGATCTGTTTGAAAGCCTGACCCGTTTTTTTGATGACAGGGCTTGTGACGGCCAACTTCAGGAAACATCCTTTGATTCCAACGCACTGACTGAACGACTCAAACAAAGCGTATCCCAAAGCATGACCCGGCTGCCTGCTCTGGAAAAAGCAGGCGTCGTGGATGCAGGAGCGCTGGGGATGTTCCTGTTTCTGGAAGGATTCTTCAAAGCGCTTGAGGATAGACAGGACCAATGTATCCCGGTCATGGAAAGTTTCAAGGACCAGCTCTGTGTCTCTGCCGGGTATACGGCCCCGTCGGAACCGGCCTTTTGTGTGGATTTACAGATCCGAATGGATCAAGACACCGCCCCGGACCAGTTGATTAAAACCCTTGGCGACAGTATTGTCACTTCACAAACGGACCGGTCCCTGAAAATCCATGTCCACACAAAAGACAGAGATGCGCTTAAAAACCAGGTATCTGAAATCGGGTCTATTACAGCATGGCACGCCGAACCCATCATAACCCGGCCCCAAGAGGTACAGGCACGAACAACCCCAAACACGGTGGGCATCATCACTGATGCGGCAGGCTCCATTACCCTTGACCGGGCCGCGACACTTGGCATCACGCTCATGGACAGTTTCATCGTCACCGATGAGGGCGGGGCCCCTGAAACCCTGGCAGATACGGCCCAAATCTATGCAGACATGACCCGGGGCAAAAAGGTCATGACCGCCCAGGCATCGGTATTCCAGCGCCATGAAACCTTCAAGAAGGTGTTGGGGCAATACGACCAGGTACTTTACCTGTGTGTGGGATCCGTGTATACAGGCAACTATGACGTTGCCATCCGGTGGATTGCGGACAACGGACTGTCGGAACGGATGCGGGTTGTGGATACCGGTGCGGCATCCGGCAGGCTTGGGCTTATTGTGGAAACCGTTGCCCTGGCCGCCCAAACCGTAAACGCCTTGGCGGAACTTGAAGCCCATGCGTTAAAAATTATTGAGGCCTGCGACGAACTGCTGTTCCTAAACCACCTGAAATACCTGGCCATGGGCGGCAGGATGTCCAAGACCGGCAGTGTAGCAGGAGATTTTCTCAGTATCCGGCCCATCATCAGCCCCAGGGCAGACGGCGCCCGAAAAGTCGCCACCGTCAGAAACAGTGAAAGCCAAATCCGGTATGCCGTCAACCGGCTTGAACAGGCGTTTGGTAAAACTGCGTCACCCAGGATACTTTTGCAATATTCCGACAACAGGGCATGGGTGGAAAACTCGGTCATGCCCCATATACGCCGGGCCTGTCCCCGGGCACACATTACCATAGTCCCGTTGTCTCTGACCTCAGGAGTTCACATGGGCCCGGGCACCTGGGGAATGGCATTTTTACCCGGAGAACTTGCCCCGGAAAAGATAGAACAGTGCCTTTGCCATAAAACCGATTTCCAAGGAGAGTCTGCCATGAAAGTGCTCCTGATGTCCATGCCCGATGTAGCACCCCTGGTCATTCACCAAAATGCCGTGCATTTCCCCAACCTGGGCATTGCCAGCATCGGCGGAAATATCCATGAACGGCATGAGGTCAAAATTATTGATTTGATCCGGAAACGCCGATCCATCCATGCCTACCTGACAAAGCAGTTAATAAAACTTGCACCTGATATTGTGGGACTTTCAGCCATGTCCTGGCAATGGGACACCTGCTGCCGAATTATCCGGCTGATCAAACGCGTCCGGCCCAGCGCTAAAATCGTGGTGGGCGGCTACCATGCCACCCTGATGACCCAGGAGATCACGCAATCCCCCGAAGGCAAATTGATCGATTTCATCGTACAAGGTGAAGGCGAAACTGCTTTTAAGCGATTGGTGGAGGCCCTGGACGGCCGGGACACGTTTCATGACATCCCTTCCTTGACGTATAAAACTGGCGACAAATTCATCACTAATCCCATGGGCGAACTACAGGATCTATCCCAGATAAGGCCACCCATCCGGGACAAACGGCGCCTGACCTGGGGATACCATGTAATGAACATGAAAGCTGAGGTGCTGGAGACCTCAAGAGGCTGCACCCGCACCTGCAATTTTTGCAGCATGAAACACATGTATGGCCGGACATTCAGAACCTATCCCATTGAAAGGGTCATTGCCGATCTTGATGACATTTATTATAACAAAAAGACACGGCTGGCCTTTATTGTGGACGACAATCTAGTGTTGGACACGGACAGAGTCATCCGGCTGTGTGATGCCATCATTAAAAGAGGATACCGCCGCCTGAAACTGGTGGTTCAGGCCGACAGCCTGACCATGGCCACCAATGAGGATATGATCCAAAAAATGGCCCAGGCAGGGTTTAAATCGGTATTCCTGGGGATTGAAAACGTCTCAAAAACAAACCTTGCCGCAGCAGGCAAGGGGAATATTGTGGAATATTCAAGAAAAGCCGTGGCATTGTGCCAGAAACACGGCATGATGGTCATCGGCGGTCTGATATTCGGATTCCCCGATGATGACGAGAAAGCCATCATTGAAAATTACCGTTTTTTACAGGAAATTAATGCCGACGCCGCCTATTGCCAGCTTTTGACGCCCTATCCCAAAACAGGCATGCGCGAACAGCTGATGGCCCAGGGACTTATTACCAATGCCCTGGATTTTAAAAAATATAATGGCCTGTGGGCCAATGTCAAAACCCGCCACCTGAGCGCCGACAAGCTGCAATACCTGTTCTGGTATCACCGTCAGACGGTACTTGGATGGTGGGACCCGTCGTCCAGGGCCAGGGGAACCGGCAAATTATGGACAGGCATCTGGACTTATATGTTCAAACCAATCATGCAGCAGCAGCATGCCAGGGTCCTTAAAAGAAAGGGATGGGGCGGTATTTATAAAGATGTCTTAAAAGAACAGGAAGAGATGAACTCCTTTGAAGGCCTTTAAAAAGGTGTTTGGACGAAAAGTCACCCATCTGCGCCTTGCATATGGGCAACTTTTCATCCACACATGGGTTCCATCACACACAAAATAAAAAATAAAACCCATAAAGTGTATTGGATGATGTATGGAGAATCTGATTTCAGAACTAAAGGAAAAAATTGTGGACACACTGGGACTGACGGATGTAACACCCGAGGATATCAATGAACAGGACCAACTGATCGGCGGTCCTTTGGGTCTGGATTCCATTGATGTTCTGGAAATGGTCATGATGCTGGAAAACGATTACGGAGTTGTCATTGACAATAAAGAGCTTGGAGAAACCGTATTTTCGACCCTGGACAGCCTGGCCCGGTATGTCAACGAACACGGCAACAAAGAGTCATGAACTCATCCGTGGACATGGCTGACCTAAGTGGGCCCGGGTATGAGATCAGTGAGCTTGGCAGATCCAAAGCTTCAGTCATCACAGCCCAGGCTATCTTTGGCTCCGAGTCGCCCTGGTTTGACGGGCATTTCCCGGACAACCCCATTGTTCCGGGCATTGCTCAGATGAGCATGATTTTCGAGCTGATGCAACGCACAATGGGCTCAGGCCTGAAACTCGAAGGGTTCAAGCGGGTCAGATTCAAGCAATTGATCAGACCGGACACCCCCATTTCAGTTTTGATCAAACCGGCGAAAAAAAGCCCGAACCGTTTTGAATACCAGCTTACGGCGGACCAGAAAATTGCCTGTACCGGATTTATTGATATCCGTATGTTGCATGATGGAGATATCTAATGAAGGCGGCTCACCAGAAAATGGTCAAACGTCAAATCAAAATTATCGGAATTGGCCTGGGCAGTCCGGGGCATTTGACCGGCCATGCCATAGAGGCACTTCGCCAGGTAGATGTCTTTCTTGTTGCCGACAAAGGTGACATTAAAAAAGAGATGGTTGCCGCCAGAAAGGCAGTCTGTGAAGCCTTTCTAAAACCTGGCAGTTATCGTTTTGTGACGATTTCAGATACGGATCGCGGGCCGGATGCAAAGCGTGGTACAACCGAGTATCGAAAAGGCGTTCAGGCATGGCGGCAATCGCGTGTGAACCGCTTTGTCAATGCGATCAAAGAATTACCCCCTAACATGATCGTGGGGTTCCTGGCGTGGGGTGACCCTGCTTTTTACGACAGCCTCATCGGTATTGTCGAGGAAATTGGCGAAATCATCCCCCTGGATATACGGGTGATCCCAGGGATCTCTGCGATACAGGCCTTGGCAGCAGAAAATGCTATTTGTCTGAATCGGGTTGCGGCACCGATCCATATCACCACGGGCCGTCGATTGCCCCGGGAGTGGTCCCCTGAACTTGGAACGGTGGTTGTCATGCTGGATAAGGGCCTGGCCTGTGCTCAGCTATTAGCGCGGGCGCCTGACCTTGAAATCATCTGGGGTGCGTATATCGGATTCCCCTGGCAAATCATCCGCCGCGGGCGGCTGGCAGACATGGTTCAAGAATTGATCCCTTTACGGGAAAGACTTCGGCAGGAACATGGATGGGTGATGGATACCTACATTCTGCGTGGTCCAGAGATGACAGATGACGCACCGCCTCTGGAGATTTGAACAGATGGCTGCAATGAACAATAGGGGAGCCGGCTGATGATTCTCGTCCTGGGCGGAACATCGGAAGCACGTGAACTTATATTATTGTGCGTACAGCACGGCATTCCTGTGATGTACACGACCACGACCCGCATTATGGATGAATTCGCGCCGACTGTTGAATGCCGGGTAGGACAACTGTCACCCCAAACCTTTCAAGCCTTGATCATAGAGCGGCGCATCGCAAGCGTTGTGGATGCCACACATCCGTTTGCAATCAATATTTCAAGGTTAGCCATGGATGTGTGCAACCGCACCAAAACCCCATATTTAAGGCTGGAGCGGGAAACGCTCTCACAGCCGGCCATCTGCCGGCATGTGCACCAAAACGAAACCGTTGAAGAGGCCGCAAGCCTTGCCTGTGAAACCTCCGGGGGGATTCTCTCTGTAATTGGGGTACGGAAACTGCCGGAGTTGGTGACGCATCTTGGGAATCGCAAAAGCGATCTTTTTGCTCGTGTCCTGCCGGTGGTAAAGTCGATTGCAACCTGTGATCAGCTTGGGATTCGCCCATCGCACATTATTGGCATGCGGGGTCCATTCTCTGCCGAATTTGACGGTTTGCTGATTCGAGAATTCGGTATCACCACGATGATTGCAAAAGAATCAGGCGACCGGGGAGGTCTTACCGCCAAAATTACCGCATGCGAAAATACGGGTTGCAAACTGTTGCTGATAGTTCGCCCTGCCATACAGTATCCATATCAGGTATCCACGCCTGTTAAATGCATGGCATGGCTAAAAGCCCATCTTAAGAATCTTTAACCACCTATTCAATCTATTCAATTTTTCAGAGAATACCTGGGAATCCATCTGAATAACCTTGCGTTAAAAGAAATAGGGAACTATTTTGTAAAAAAGCACTTTTCAAAAGAAAGCTATACTTACATTTAGAGATGTATCACACAACTATATGAAAAAAACCGTTTTAACATACAATGAGATTGAAGCATCCAGCCGGCATTCATTTCTGAACGACTTCTCTTTAAAAAAAAAATTGTTGTTATGGATTATGCCAATCATCATATTGGGGTTGTTATCGCTCAGCTTTGTTGCATACTCATCCATCAAGATCGTTATTGAGACGGAACTTTCCAGCAGTATGTTGTCATCGGTGGGCAAAAGTGCAGAAAGCATAAACAGATGGCTTGCTACGATTATGATTGAACCGGAAACCATTGCGTCAACACCTGCAGCCAAACGAATTAATGAAGATTTTCATAATTTCGATCGCCAAAATTTAAATCGGCATATAACCTTGCACAGACAACATCCTGATATTTTTCAAGATATTTATGCAGCAAATCGTCAAGGAGAATACCATACGATTATAAAAGACGAAAAAGGATATTCTGTTTTTGTCGGAGATATAGAAAATCGCCCTTATTTTAGATCCATCATGGCCGGAGGCCCTACGCAAATAACCCCGCCTTTGATATCCAGGACAACCGGCATTCCAATGATATTCATTGTTGCACCCATTTTAGATGGTAAAGAGAAACCACAAGGATTAATAGGGGCAGGTATCTCTTTAAAATACATCCAGCAGATCGCTCAGGGATTACAAGCCGGAGAAACAGGGTACGGATTTATTATAGCCCAGGATGGTACTTACATATATCATCCAGATGATGAATTCATCATGCAAAAAAAAATCACTGAGCTTGAGAATCCTTCAATAAAAGCCTTAGGAAAATCAATCGCAGCCGGTGGATCAGGTATGTACCGCTATTACAGAAATCGGGAACCTATGGTCGCTTTCTACCACCCGATACCAATCAGTGGCTGGGTCGTTGCAACAGTATTGCCGGAAAAAGAACTATTTGCGCCGGCAATTCAAGCGGTAAAACTACTCATATCCATCACTATAATTTTTGCAGGTTTAATCGCGATAGCAATTATCTATGCGATGCAACGTCTGACACGACCGTTGCAGACACTTGCCGATAGAATCGGTCAAATTGCTGCGGGTAATTTTAAAGGCGGACATTTAAAAATTGAATCCAATGACGAAATCGGGAGCTTATCAAAATCTTTCAACGAAATGCTTGACGGGTTGGAAAATCAGAGATCTGAGGTAAAAACCCTGGTGAATAAGCTACAACGCACGGTCAAAGATTTACAGAAGGCAAAGACCTATACGGCGGGCATTATTGATTCAATGCCTTCAATCTTGATCGGAGTCGATAAAAACGGAAGCGTAACCCAATGGAACAATAAAGCCGAAAATGCCACAGGTATACCCATAGGCCAGGCAATGGGCAAACCCTTGAACGCTGTTTATCCTAGAATTAAAAGTCAGATAGACAACCTTCACAGAACCATACAAAACCGCGAAATAATAGCTGATATGAAAATACCCTTTAAAAAAGGGGCCTATGTAGCGTATGAAAATATTACAATTTTTCCTTTAAATGCACCGGAAGAACCGGTCGGCGCAGTGATCAGAATTGATGATGTCACACAACAGGTTCGGATGGAAGAGATGATGATTCAATCAGAAAAAATACTGTCGGTGGGAGGACTTGCTGCAGGTATGGCCCATGAAATAAATAATCCTTTGGCCGGCATGATACAAAGCGCCAATGTGATGAAATCCCGACTGGAGAATATAGATATGCCGGCAAATCTGAATGCAGCAAAAGAACTTGGCATATCCATGGAAGATATCGCAGCCTTCATGAAAAAAAGAAACATTTTTCGCATGCTCGACGCGATTCAGAAATCCGGATCACGGGCAGCAGAAATTGTCAGCACCATGCTTACTTTTGCAAGAGAATCTGATGCGGCCATGTCTTTGCACTCCCCTGATCAGCTTATGGATAAAATTCTGGATCTGGCTGCCACCGACTATGACCTTAAAAAACAATATGATTTTAAATCCATTCAAATTATAAAAGAATATGATGATAATCTGCCGATGTTACGCTGTGAAGGGTCAAAAATTCAGCAGGTGTTCCTCAATATTCTCCGCAACGGTGCTCAGGCCATGCAGACGGCCCAAACAAAATCCCCTCAGTTTATCATTCGAATTTATACAGAAAAAGAGCCTGCAATGATATCCATGGAAATAGAAGATAACGGGCCGGGTATGGACAGAGCAATCCGGTCAAAGGTATTTGATCCTTTTTTTACAACAAAACCGGTAGGCATAGGTACGGGATTGGGCTTGTCCGTTTCTTATTTTATCATTACTGAAAATCATAAGGGTACAATGGATGTCATTTCCGAACCGGGAAAAGGATCAAATTTTATTATCAGGCTCCCTGTTGGCACAAAGAAATAGGTTTTTCAAAACGGCACTTGTGTCTATTTAATATTTGAACGAAATCCTGAAATGGATATCCTGGCAGGAATATGTTAAGAAGTTCTAAAATTATATATCAACCATGGGCTCACTCGGCATATCAACGCCCAGGCTTAGCCCACAACAAAGGTTGAAAGATCTGGGTCGCTTACCCAGACTTTCATATAAAAATGGAGAAGAATAAAAAATGAGCAACGTAAAAACCATTGACGAGATCATTACCAATGTAGCCCGGATCATTATTGATGAACTCATGATTGAAGATGTAACCCCTGAAACCTTTGATCCCGAAATGGACCTTGTGGATGAAGTCGGGATTGACAGTATGGACCTTGCCACCGTCGCCCTGGTGATCCAGGATGAATACGGCACCCGTATTGACGAGGACGACTACCCCAAACTGACCAACGTCCGCCTCATTGCCGAATACATCAACAACAAGTTATAACAACCATGGGTTGATCCACACTTAAGGTTCACCCCACAACAACATATGAAATGAAATTAACAATTTACTGATACGTTTAAATAACCCTCTATGCAAACACATTGGAAGTTCTCAGATATTCTGTCCGATCCGGTGATTCGCAGCCGATGGCAGCGGGTAAAAAAATATTTTTTCCTCAGGGAATCCACCTATGACATGACCAACCGCTGCAATATCCGCTGTGAAGGCTGTTATTACTTTGAAGGCGACAAACAGTTCGTCACCGAAAATAATAACCCTGAATTATGGCAGGACCTGATGATAAAAGAAAAGGCGCGGGGCATCACCTTTGTTGTACTGGCAGGTGCAGAGCCCGCCCTGGTCCCCCAGCTTTTGCAGGTCTGTTACCGGCAAATTCCTTTGGGCGCCATCGCATCCAATGGATTAAAGTTCATTCCCGAAAGCGTAGGCTACAGGATTCACATCTCCGTATGGGGCAACGACCGGACAAGCCAGGCTGTCCGCCGGGCAGATCACATGCTTGAAAAACAGATTAAAAACTATAAAGACGACCCCAGGGCGGTATTTGTCTATACCTTTACCAGCAGCAACATTGATGAAATACGCGATGTAGCCCCCATCCTTGCGGAAAACAACTGCCCGTTCACCTTTAATATGTTTTCCGCGCCGGTCGGATACGATGGTGCACTGCGGCACAATCGTCAGACACTGGCAAAGACCAGGGATGTAATGCTGGAGATGCTGGAGACCTATCCTGAGCACCTGCTCTTTTCCCACTATAACATCCTTGCCCATACCCATGAGATGGGGCTGCATGATCTGTTTCAATGTTCCTATCCGAGAATGAACCCCCATGAAGATGTGGGGTTGGGTAAAACGTTCAGGCAATACAGGGCGGATCTGACCTGGGACAGAAGCGCGGCATGCTGTGTCCCGGACACGGATTGTGCGGACTGCCGCCACTACGCGGCCGGCAGCGCCGTTGTCACGGCAAGACTTTTCAGGCACGCCGTTGATCCTGAAACCTTCAAAGCCTGGCTGGATTATGTGGACACCTATCTGGCCGTATGGGTGATGGGATATGAAAAAGGGGAGAATCTAAGCCTCAAATTCGTAAAACCGCCAAGCAGAACCTGATATGGACAACTCCGTTACCCAGGTTCCGTTGACCATTGACGTATATCCCCACTTCATGGACCATTGCTTCGCCGGCAAGGTGGTTTTTCCGGCTGTTGAGGCGTTGAAGGTCCTGGCCGGATCAATTCAGACGCACAATGTCTTTACGTCGAATCCTGCACTAAGGCATATGACCTATGCACGGTTCAATAAATTTCTCGTGATAGAACCAGGTCAAAAAACCATTGAAGCTCTCTGCAATATCCGCCCCATCAACGATACCCAGGTTTCGCTCTCCCTGGCCACCCGGTTTTCAATAAAAACAGGGACTATAACACGAATCAAAGAGCATTGCACGGCAACCTTCAGCACCGAATCAGAACCGCTTTCCAACCTGCCCCCGTCCCAGATAGAAAAATGCGACGAGCCCATGTTTGAAGTGCCGGCAGACAGCATATACCGCGAACTGGTTCCATTCAAGCCTGCCTTTCACTCCATTCAAGGAGAATTACAGCTTTCCCGGTCCGGCGCATATGCAACCCTAAAAGCGATGCCGGACAATCCCAATGATCCATTTAAGACTGTATTGGGATCGGGATTTCCCCTGGACGGTGCCTTTCATGCCGGATGTGTCTGGAGCCAGCGGTTTTTCGGCATTGTGGCCTTTCCAATTGGATTTGACAAACGCATTATTTATACCCCCACGATTGAACATAAATATTATACTGCCCGGGTTATCCCCAAATATCAAACCCACGGGACGTTAGGATTTGATATATGGATTACCGATGACCAGGACAATTTGTGTGAAGCCCTTGCCGGGGTTATGATGCGAGATGTCAGCGGCGGCACCATCACCCCTGCGGCATGGATCCGGGAGGGCATCCAATGATGCTCACAGCGTTTTGGCTGATTGCCTATGTAGTCGGTTCTATAAATGCGTCCATCTTCGTGCTGAAGATGAAAACAAAACAAGATCCCCGGACGTTGTACAGTAAAAACGCCGGCACAAGTAATGTTTACCGAATACTGGGTTGGAAATGGGCCGGATTGGTTCTCATAAGCGATGTGGGCAAAGCGTTTCTGATGTCGGCGGCGGCAGTGCGTTTTTTGTCTGCGCCCGCACAAACCTGGGTGGGATTTTTTCTGCTGCTTGGCAACCGGTTCCCATGTTTTCACGGGTTTAAAGGGGGTAAAGGCGTTGCTCATTTCATTGGCTTTTCCTTGTTTCCCACCCCTTTATTTACCGTGCTATCCCTTGCCGGCTGGTGTGTTGGGTATCTGTTTTTCCGGCGTTCCTTTGCAGGGTCCATGGTGCTTGTGACCATTCTCGGCATGGGACTTGTTCTGACATCCGGCACGGATTTTATGGGTATTGCCGGGGTTATTGTATGTATGGGGTTTATCATATTTAATCATAAAACCAACCTGCTTGCCCTCATATCCCAAAATCGAGACAGAGACGTTTCAAATAAAGCAGGTGATGGACTATGACCCCTGAACCCATATCGCCCTGGGCCTTTTTTGACAAGGTGTACTGCATCTCCCTTCGGGATCGCACCGACCGCCGGGAACGGGCCAAAATTGAATTTTCACGCCTGGGCATTGACAGCCGCGTGGAGTTTGTCCTGGTGGATAAAGATATAGACGATCCCTGCCGGGGAATCTTTGCCTCTCATCTGCTGTGCATGGAAAAAGCCATTGATGCGGATGCCCAACAATGGGTGGTGTTTGAAGATGACGTGGTGTTTCGTCGATATGATCCAAAAATTCTAACGTCCACCGTTGCACATCTGTCCGCCTGCAACACCTGGACCCTGCTCTTTTTCGGGGGGCTGATCAAAGGCAGTTCAAAAACCGGCAATCCAGCAATAAAAAAGATCCGATATCAGGCGTTGGCCCATGCCTATGCCGTTAATCGCGCCTTTGGTAAAAAAATTGCGAGCCAACCCTGGGGCGGAACACCCTATGATACAATGCTCAAAAACCTTAGTGACGACTATTTGGGAACAACGCCCTTTTTTGCCTTCCAAAGCAATGCGGCAACAGACAATGATGCCTGCTCAGGGCTGGACAGGTTCCGGCGCTGTTGCGGCGGCCTTGGATTCATCCAGCTGATGAACGAATTTTTTCATGCCCACCGCTTTGTGATCATTCTCGGTCATATAGCGGTTCTTGCAGGCCTTGGGGTGTGCATATGGTAAATTCAAAACCCCGGGAAAAACAGCTGAACATCGGTCTATTGATCATCACACTTTTTGCCGCAACTTTCATGCTCTTTGTCAGTTTTAAAAGGCTTCATATTGAAACAGATATCACGGCATCACTTCCGGCACACAACCTGGTGATCCGTGATGCCCTTTACTTTTTTGATCATCATCCCATCCAGGACCGGGTTGTTATCAGTGCAGGCCTCGGCATTCGAGATCCGGAGCGATTGGTAAAACTGGCCGCCATGGTGGAGGAAAAGCTTTCGGCTTCCGGCCTGTTCAGCAGTGTGGGCATGGACCACTACCAGGAAATCATGCCCGAACTGATGAATCTGGTGGTAAAGACCCTGCCCTTTCAGTTCACCCGCACCGAGCTTGAAACCCGGATTGCGCCACTGCTTACCCCGGATGCTATCCGGTATACACTGTCACAGACCTATACCCGGCTACTGAGTCTTGATGAAATCGGCACATCCGAATTCATAGCCATTGATCCTCTGGGGTTAAAAAACATGGTGCTGGCACGGTTAAAATCCCTGGCACCGGTGGATGAGTTCAACATTTACAAGGGAAAACTGTTGTCCAAAGACTCTCGGCACTGCATGATCATGGCCACCCCCCAAGGCTCGGGCACGGACTCAAAATTTTCCACACAGGCCATGGATCTGCTCCAGGCCATCCAGGCCCAGGCCCAAAAAGAATTTTCAAGGCCCGGTGAACATGCCGTCCTCACATCCGTAGGGGCATTCAGGGCCGCCTATGACAATGAAAGAATCATCAAGCATGATGTGCAAAAGGCCATTTTCATTGCCACGGCAGCCATCATCTTATTGCTGTTTCTGGCCTTTCCCCGGCCATGGATCGGGCTTTTAGCCCTGGTGCCTGCCATGTTCGGCACCATTGCGGGCCTGTTTACCTATGCCCTGTTATATGACGGTATCTCTCTTATTGTCCTTGGATTTGGCGGGGCCATCATCTCCATCACCATCGACCACGGCATTACCTATCTGCTGTTTCTGGACCAGCCCCAAAAAACATTTGGCAGACAGGCCTCCACAGAAGTGCGGGCCGTGGGCCTAATCGCCACCCTGACCACGGTTTGCGCCTTTCTCTCTTTGGGGCTGAGCGATTTTAAAATCCTTGAAGAGCTTGGAAAATTTACAGCCCTGGGCATGGGGTTCTCCTTTATCTTTATCCATACCCTGTTTCCAAGGATCGTTCCCATGCTTAACCCGGCGAAACCCCGGGCGCTTCCCTTGCAGCGCCTGGTCAACGCGCTGATAATTAGCGGCAACGGCGGGG
Above is a window of uncultured Desulfobacter sp. DNA encoding:
- a CDS encoding cache domain-containing protein gives rise to the protein MPIIILGLLSLSFVAYSSIKIVIETELSSSMLSSVGKSAESINRWLATIMIEPETIASTPAAKRINEDFHNFDRQNLNRHITLHRQHPDIFQDIYAANRQGEYHTIIKDEKGYSVFVGDIENRPYFRSIMAGGPTQITPPLISRTTGIPMIFIVAPILDGKEKPQGLIGAGISLKYIQQIAQGLQAGETGYGFIIAQDGTYIYHPDDEFIMQKKITELENPSIKALGKSIAAGGSGMYRYYRNREPMVAFYHPIPISGWVVATVLPEKELFAPAIQAVKLLISITIIFAGLIAIAIIYAMQRLTRPLQTLADRIGQIAAGNFKGGHLKIESNDEIGSLSKSFNEMLDGLENQRSEVKTLVNKLQRTVKDLQKAKTYTAGIIDSMPSILIGVDKNGSVTQWNNKAENATGIPIGQAMGKPLNAVYPRIKSQIDNLHRTIQNREIIADMKIPFKKGAYVAYENITIFPLNAPEEPVGAVIRIDDVTQQVRMEEMMIQSEKILSVGGLAAGMAHEINNPLAGMIQSANVMKSRLENIDMPANLNAAKELGISMEDIAAFMKKRNIFRMLDAIQKSGSRAAEIVSTMLTFARESDAAMSLHSPDQLMDKILDLAATDYDLKKQYDFKSIQIIKEYDDNLPMLRCEGSKIQQVFLNILRNGAQAMQTAQTKSPQFIIRIYTEKEPAMISMEIEDNGPGMDRAIRSKVFDPFFTTKPVGIGTGLGLSVSYFIITENHKGTMDVISEPGKGSNFIIRLPVGTKK
- a CDS encoding phosphopantetheine-binding protein; the protein is MSNVKTIDEIITNVARIIIDELMIEDVTPETFDPEMDLVDEVGIDSMDLATVALVIQDEYGTRIDEDDYPKLTNVRLIAEYINNKL
- a CDS encoding radical SAM protein, producing MQTHWKFSDILSDPVIRSRWQRVKKYFFLRESTYDMTNRCNIRCEGCYYFEGDKQFVTENNNPELWQDLMIKEKARGITFVVLAGAEPALVPQLLQVCYRQIPLGAIASNGLKFIPESVGYRIHISVWGNDRTSQAVRRADHMLEKQIKNYKDDPRAVFVYTFTSSNIDEIRDVAPILAENNCPFTFNMFSAPVGYDGALRHNRQTLAKTRDVMLEMLETYPEHLLFSHYNILAHTHEMGLHDLFQCSYPRMNPHEDVGLGKTFRQYRADLTWDRSAACCVPDTDCADCRHYAAGSAVVTARLFRHAVDPETFKAWLDYVDTYLAVWVMGYEKGENLSLKFVKPPSRT
- a CDS encoding polyketide synthase dehydratase domain-containing protein, with product MDNSVTQVPLTIDVYPHFMDHCFAGKVVFPAVEALKVLAGSIQTHNVFTSNPALRHMTYARFNKFLVIEPGQKTIEALCNIRPINDTQVSLSLATRFSIKTGTITRIKEHCTATFSTESEPLSNLPPSQIEKCDEPMFEVPADSIYRELVPFKPAFHSIQGELQLSRSGAYATLKAMPDNPNDPFKTVLGSGFPLDGAFHAGCVWSQRFFGIVAFPIGFDKRIIYTPTIEHKYYTARVIPKYQTHGTLGFDIWITDDQDNLCEALAGVMMRDVSGGTITPAAWIREGIQ
- a CDS encoding glycerol-3-phosphate acyltransferase codes for the protein MMLTAFWLIAYVVGSINASIFVLKMKTKQDPRTLYSKNAGTSNVYRILGWKWAGLVLISDVGKAFLMSAAAVRFLSAPAQTWVGFFLLLGNRFPCFHGFKGGKGVAHFIGFSLFPTPLFTVLSLAGWCVGYLFFRRSFAGSMVLVTILGMGLVLTSGTDFMGIAGVIVCMGFIIFNHKTNLLALISQNRDRDVSNKAGDGL
- a CDS encoding glycosyltransferase family 25 protein; the encoded protein is MTPEPISPWAFFDKVYCISLRDRTDRRERAKIEFSRLGIDSRVEFVLVDKDIDDPCRGIFASHLLCMEKAIDADAQQWVVFEDDVVFRRYDPKILTSTVAHLSACNTWTLLFFGGLIKGSSKTGNPAIKKIRYQALAHAYAVNRAFGKKIASQPWGGTPYDTMLKNLSDDYLGTTPFFAFQSNAATDNDACSGLDRFRRCCGGLGFIQLMNEFFHAHRFVIILGHIAVLAGLGVCIW